In Aliamphritea ceti, a single window of DNA contains:
- a CDS encoding LysR family transcriptional regulator, giving the protein MNRLPPLKALQAFRHAGESGSFKEAAEQLHVTQAAISQQIRGLEEHLDIRLFQRKTREVSLTPEGQILLNHISKAFRHIETGVLELSKDPYPDQLTLSALPSFAARWLVPRLGFFQQHAEDISIRLSPSLGLASFDDKSLDLAIRFGIGEYPGLESRLLLEDYLLPVCHPSLLDPEQPVKPQLTKMPMLIDQAPDVQFISAEVEVALGFSMEKSKSKLYVSDANMLVEALLSAQGLAMMRFSLVYELLQRGQLICPAAVAVKSAYSFFMVAPPAHFQREKIIRFESWLKEELKVIENGWQTFSQQHDLKDLHS; this is encoded by the coding sequence ATGAACCGATTACCGCCACTTAAAGCGTTACAGGCATTTCGACACGCCGGCGAAAGCGGCAGCTTTAAAGAAGCCGCTGAGCAGTTACACGTCACTCAGGCCGCTATAAGTCAGCAAATTCGTGGTTTAGAAGAGCATCTTGATATTCGCCTGTTTCAACGAAAAACACGGGAAGTAAGCCTGACCCCTGAAGGCCAGATACTGCTAAACCATATCAGTAAGGCCTTTAGGCATATCGAAACAGGTGTACTGGAACTCAGTAAAGATCCTTACCCCGATCAGCTTACCCTGAGTGCACTGCCATCTTTTGCCGCACGTTGGCTGGTACCACGGCTAGGGTTCTTTCAGCAGCACGCTGAAGACATCAGTATCAGACTCAGCCCCAGTCTTGGGCTCGCCAGCTTCGACGATAAGAGCCTGGATTTAGCGATCCGTTTCGGTATCGGAGAATATCCAGGACTGGAATCACGGCTTTTACTGGAAGACTATTTACTACCGGTTTGCCATCCGTCATTGCTGGATCCGGAACAACCGGTGAAACCACAGCTGACTAAAATGCCAATGCTGATTGATCAGGCGCCGGATGTTCAGTTCATCAGCGCTGAAGTTGAAGTAGCATTAGGGTTTTCAATGGAAAAGAGCAAATCCAAACTCTATGTTTCAGATGCAAACATGCTGGTTGAAGCGCTCCTCAGTGCACAGGGGCTGGCAATGATGCGCTTCAGTCTGGTCTATGAATTACTGCAACGTGGCCAGTTAATCTGCCCTGCCGCTGTTGCCGTTAAATCAGCTTACAGCTTCTTTATGGTCGCGCCGCCTGCACACTTTCAGCGGGAGAAAATCATCCGCTTTGAAAGCTGGCTTAAAGAAGAATTAAAAGTCATAGAAAACGGCTGGCAAACATTCAGCCAGCAACATGATTTAAAAGATCTTCACTCATAA
- a CDS encoding ABC transporter substrate-binding protein — protein sequence MKFTTIVKAAALAAGVLCTTAQAADQTYIATTAIVEHPALDSVRAGIKDSLMENGYTEDNLKFTFESAQGSPATAVQIARKMVGDEPDLIVAIATPSAQAAVTASENIPVIFSVVTDPLGAKLVSNIEKPGGNVTGLSDMLPLAQQLELLQEIMPNLKTLGVPYNPGEPNAVSSVEALKVIAKEKGIKIIEAPAPKSSDVAFASQKLIGKADAIYCPIDNTIISALEAVVKTGIDGQIPVFAADTDSVARGAIAALGFNYYDLGKQTGELVLRVLNGENAGDIPVKFAEGTNLAINPKMAARMGIEIPASVTARATQVIE from the coding sequence ATGAAATTCACTACTATTGTCAAGGCAGCAGCTTTGGCGGCAGGCGTACTTTGTACAACTGCGCAGGCCGCAGATCAGACTTACATCGCGACCACCGCTATTGTTGAACACCCAGCTCTTGATTCGGTTCGCGCAGGCATTAAAGACAGCCTGATGGAAAACGGTTACACCGAAGACAACCTGAAATTCACCTTCGAAAGTGCTCAGGGCAGCCCGGCAACTGCGGTACAGATCGCCCGTAAAATGGTCGGTGATGAGCCTGATCTAATCGTTGCTATTGCAACCCCTTCCGCTCAGGCAGCAGTAACTGCCAGCGAAAACATCCCGGTTATTTTCTCAGTAGTGACTGATCCATTAGGCGCTAAACTGGTGAGCAACATTGAAAAGCCAGGCGGTAACGTAACCGGTCTGTCTGACATGCTGCCTCTGGCGCAACAGCTGGAACTGCTGCAGGAAATCATGCCAAACCTGAAAACCCTGGGCGTACCTTACAACCCGGGCGAGCCAAATGCGGTATCCAGTGTTGAAGCTCTGAAAGTTATCGCTAAAGAGAAAGGCATCAAGATCATTGAAGCGCCAGCGCCAAAATCATCTGATGTAGCATTTGCCAGCCAAAAGCTAATTGGCAAAGCTGACGCTATTTACTGCCCTATCGACAACACCATTATTTCTGCCCTGGAAGCGGTTGTTAAAACCGGTATCGACGGTCAGATACCTGTATTCGCTGCTGACACTGACTCTGTTGCCCGCGGTGCTATCGCAGCGCTGGGTTTCAACTACTACGACCTTGGCAAGCAAACCGGTGAACTGGTTCTGCGTGTACTGAACGGCGAAAACGCCGGTGACATCCCGGTTAAATTCGCTGAAGGTACTAACCTGGCTATTAACCCTAAAATGGCTGCACGCATGGGAATTGAAATTCCTGCCAGCGTAACTGCCCGCGCGACTCAAGTGATCGAGTAA